A single Endozoicomonas sp. NE40 DNA region contains:
- the trhA gene encoding PAQR family membrane homeostasis protein TrhA produces the protein MNRYPLPKPPMLNRAYSLGEEIANSVTHGIGAMLSVAGLTLLVTYAAIQGDAWRVVSFSIYGGSMILLFLMSTLYHSFQNEKVKQVFKLLDHCAIYLLIAGTYTPFLLVTLRGTTGWILFAIIWLLAFTGIIFKLAFRNRFKKLSLLTYVAMGWLALFVGQELTRSLSAGGMAWLIAGGLAYTLGVLFYVWKKLPYNHAIWHLFVLAGSLCHYTTIFVYVLPDS, from the coding sequence ATGAATCGCTACCCACTCCCAAAACCACCTATGCTCAACAGGGCTTACAGCCTTGGGGAAGAAATAGCCAATAGCGTAACCCACGGTATTGGAGCCATGCTAAGTGTAGCAGGGCTGACACTGTTAGTGACTTACGCGGCCATACAAGGCGACGCCTGGCGTGTAGTTAGTTTCAGTATTTACGGCGGAAGCATGATACTTCTGTTTCTCATGTCGACCCTTTACCACAGTTTCCAGAACGAAAAAGTAAAACAGGTCTTCAAACTGCTGGATCACTGTGCCATTTATTTACTCATTGCGGGAACTTACACACCTTTCCTGCTGGTTACCCTCAGGGGAACGACGGGATGGATACTTTTTGCCATCATCTGGTTGCTGGCATTCACAGGCATTATCTTTAAGCTGGCATTCAGGAACCGTTTCAAAAAGCTTTCGCTGCTGACCTATGTAGCAATGGGCTGGCTGGCACTGTTTGTAGGACAGGAGCTGACCCGGAGCCTGTCAGCCGGCGGGATGGCCTGGTTAATTGCTGGCGGGCTGGCCTACACACTGGGCGTATTATTCTATGTCTGGAAAAAGCTGCCCTATAACCATGCCATCTGGCATCTGTTTGTATTAGCCGGAAGCCTTTGTCACTACACAACTATTTTTGTTTATGTTTTGCCTGACAGCTAA
- a CDS encoding META domain-containing protein, which translates to MRTIGRFATVLTVSSMLAACSSTHKPVVVTPDMLQGQIWVMSSLNGEAPVGGKRITMELTQGSASQGKVNGRGPCNSYFGGYQIEQGEVSFGRIGSTMMACREPVMQQEMAFHTTLQKTNQMLMDGRMLVLKEAGGQDSIVFMAESGRVRGEVHSSTGSFPRNSQMMIRLSDVSKQDTHLQTIGEQKIKIKGEIHGPVAFDLAYAPHLIQAGHTYAISVEVRQNGKLLYTSQSHYPLNLDKAALDVKAEPVKSM; encoded by the coding sequence ATGAGAACCATTGGCCGTTTTGCGACGGTATTGACCGTTAGCTCTATGCTGGCAGCCTGCAGTTCAACGCATAAGCCTGTTGTTGTCACGCCGGACATGCTACAGGGGCAGATCTGGGTAATGAGTTCACTCAATGGGGAAGCTCCGGTTGGTGGAAAACGAATTACGATGGAGCTGACGCAGGGTTCTGCCTCTCAGGGTAAGGTAAATGGCAGAGGACCTTGTAACAGTTATTTTGGTGGCTATCAGATAGAGCAGGGCGAGGTCTCATTTGGACGTATTGGCTCAACAATGATGGCTTGCCGGGAACCTGTGATGCAGCAGGAGATGGCGTTCCATACTACGCTGCAGAAAACGAACCAGATGCTTATGGACGGCAGGATGCTGGTTCTGAAAGAAGCAGGTGGTCAGGACTCAATCGTTTTTATGGCTGAATCAGGTCGTGTCAGGGGCGAAGTGCATTCTTCCACAGGGAGTTTCCCCCGCAATTCTCAGATGATGATCCGGCTTAGTGACGTGAGTAAGCAGGATACCCATTTACAGACCATTGGCGAACAGAAGATCAAGATTAAAGGTGAGATTCACGGGCCGGTCGCTTTTGACCTGGCTTATGCTCCACACCTGATTCAGGCGGGTCATACGTACGCAATCTCTGTAGAAGTGCGTCAGAATGGCAAGCTGCTTTACACCAGCCAGAGCCACTACCCTTTGAATCTGGATAAAGCGGCACTGGATGTTAAAGCGGAGCCCGTGAAAAGCATGTAA
- a CDS encoding YaiI/YqxD family protein has protein sequence MHIWVDADACPNLIKEILFRAAERVRVPLTLVANQYLRTPPSPLIKAVQVPAGFDVADNYIAQHVQPDDLVITADIPLAAEIVSKQALALNPRGELYTKENVQQRLSMRNFMDELRSSGVDTGGPSSLSAQDRQAFANQLDRLLAKYS, from the coding sequence ATGCACATCTGGGTCGATGCCGATGCCTGTCCAAATTTAATCAAAGAAATCCTGTTCCGTGCCGCCGAACGAGTCAGGGTACCTTTGACTCTGGTGGCAAATCAGTATTTGCGTACGCCACCATCCCCCCTGATAAAAGCAGTACAGGTACCCGCCGGCTTCGATGTCGCAGACAATTACATCGCCCAGCACGTTCAACCCGATGACCTGGTCATCACCGCAGATATTCCTCTTGCTGCTGAAATTGTCAGCAAACAGGCTCTGGCACTGAACCCAAGAGGTGAGTTGTATACAAAAGAAAATGTGCAGCAGCGTTTATCTATGAGAAACTTTATGGACGAGCTGCGCAGTAGCGGTGTCGATACTGGTGGGCCTTCATCCCTCTCTGCTCAGGACCGTCAGGCTTTTGCGAACCAGTTAGACCGGTTGCTGGCAAAGTACTCATAA
- a CDS encoding tyrosine-protein phosphatase: MSIEITDESLNCFPPGSLSKHQRHIPMGTPHNLRTLAGIRTQDGKTVAAGKLYRSDSVAQLSSESQKRLDTLQLKVVTDFRSSLEQKNTPHQWSVNDIDIVHRPIPVMGDNGRAEVMRVLQNVDSAEEVVRWLGELYRSMVIDFSYVYAEWLHSLLSDDSYPQLYHCTAGKDRTGVATALLLKLLGVTDILIMDDFLLSNELSAEYIEARTTGKVTFSWMPEGVNPDLLRPLLSVQKEFLQATFSHINEECGSFAHYARQCLDMTSKEISQLRKNLLVPE, translated from the coding sequence GTGTCGATAGAGATTACAGATGAATCCCTGAATTGCTTTCCTCCTGGCTCGCTGAGCAAACATCAGCGCCATATTCCCATGGGGACGCCCCACAATCTTCGCACTCTGGCTGGTATCCGTACGCAGGACGGTAAGACTGTTGCTGCCGGAAAACTCTATCGCTCTGATTCGGTTGCACAACTTTCCAGTGAAAGTCAGAAACGACTGGACACCCTGCAGCTAAAGGTTGTTACTGACTTCCGCTCCAGCCTTGAACAGAAAAATACGCCTCATCAATGGTCGGTGAATGATATTGACATTGTTCATCGACCTATACCGGTTATGGGGGATAATGGTCGTGCTGAAGTGATGCGGGTGTTGCAGAATGTCGATTCAGCTGAGGAGGTGGTCCGATGGCTGGGCGAACTGTATCGCAGTATGGTCATTGATTTCAGTTATGTTTATGCCGAGTGGCTGCATAGCCTGCTCAGTGATGACAGTTACCCTCAGCTTTATCACTGTACAGCTGGTAAAGACCGAACGGGAGTGGCAACGGCTTTACTGCTGAAGTTACTGGGGGTTACCGACATACTGATAATGGATGATTTCCTGCTGTCTAATGAGCTGTCTGCGGAATATATTGAAGCGCGCACTACGGGTAAAGTGACATTCAGCTGGATGCCAGAAGGGGTGAACCCTGATCTTCTGCGTCCGCTGCTGAGTGTTCAGAAAGAGTTTTTACAGGCCACATTCAGCCATATCAATGAAGAGTGTGGTAGCTTTGCTCACTATGCAAGGCAATGTCTTGATATGACATCGAAAGAAATCAGCCAGCTGCGGAAAAATCTGCTGGTGCCAGAATAG
- the hisA gene encoding phosphoribosylformimino-5-aminoimidazole carboxamide ribotide isomerase, with amino-acid sequence MQFRPCIDLHNGKVKQIVGSSLSDSDNSAAVNFESDRSPAEFASLYRKDNLQGGHVIKLGPGNEAAAEQALAAWPDGLQVGGGITADNAADYLAMGASHVVVTSYVFREGKVHQDNLKKLVSAVGRERLVLDLSCKKKDGRYYIVTDRWQTFTETEISRETLHELADSCAEFLVHAASVEGMMAGPDLQLVALLAEHSPIPVTYAGGIASIEDIEAVRTAGRNRIHITIGSALDIFGGSLNYEEVVERCKD; translated from the coding sequence ATGCAGTTTCGTCCCTGTATTGATCTTCACAATGGCAAGGTCAAACAGATTGTCGGCAGTTCGTTATCGGATTCAGATAATTCAGCCGCCGTTAACTTCGAGAGTGACCGTTCACCGGCAGAGTTTGCATCGCTTTATCGCAAAGATAACCTTCAGGGCGGACACGTTATAAAGCTTGGACCGGGTAATGAGGCTGCCGCAGAGCAGGCCCTTGCAGCCTGGCCCGATGGGTTGCAGGTGGGTGGTGGAATTACGGCTGACAATGCAGCTGACTATCTGGCAATGGGGGCTTCCCACGTTGTGGTAACCTCTTATGTATTTCGGGAAGGGAAGGTCCATCAGGATAATTTGAAAAAACTGGTCAGTGCCGTAGGGCGCGAACGACTGGTTCTGGATTTGTCCTGTAAGAAGAAAGACGGGCGTTACTATATCGTGACAGACCGGTGGCAGACGTTTACAGAAACGGAAATATCCAGAGAAACGCTCCATGAACTGGCGGACTCCTGTGCCGAGTTTCTGGTTCATGCAGCCTCTGTTGAGGGAATGATGGCCGGACCGGATTTGCAACTGGTTGCCCTGCTGGCCGAACATTCACCGATTCCGGTGACTTATGCAGGAGGAATAGCCTCTATTGAGGATATTGAAGCCGTCAGGACTGCGGGTAGAAATCGAATCCACATCACAATAGGCAGTGCATTGGATATATTCGGTGGCTCATTGAATTATGAAGAGGTTGTTGAGCGCTGCAAAGATTAG
- a CDS encoding PLP-dependent cysteine synthase family protein gives MDNAHQWVNDAVRKIEADFQRSADTHLIKLDLPSVNGIDLYLKDESTHPTGSLKHRLARSLFLYALCNGWIKEGTPVIESSSGSTAISEAYFARLLGLPFIAVIPKSTASKKIRQIEFYGGRCHLVDHSSQIYAESRRLAKELNGHYMDQFTYAERATDWRGNNNIANSMFEQMRREQHPEPRFVVMSPGTGGTSATIGRYIRYQQLNTRLCVVDPDNSVFLNYYKTGDESLTLDAGSRIEGIGRPRVEPSFIPGVVDEMRHIPDAASIATVHWLEKLLGRKVGPSTGTNLFGALQIASEMKARGETGSVVTLICDSGERYLDTCYDKQWVASNIGDIKPYLRKLECFYLDGELKT, from the coding sequence ATGGATAACGCTCATCAGTGGGTGAATGACGCTGTTCGTAAGATTGAGGCAGACTTTCAGCGCAGTGCAGACACACATTTGATAAAACTTGATCTGCCGTCTGTTAACGGCATAGACCTGTACCTGAAAGATGAGAGTACACATCCTACTGGCAGTTTGAAGCACCGGCTTGCACGCTCTTTGTTCCTTTACGCCCTGTGTAACGGCTGGATAAAAGAAGGTACGCCTGTGATTGAATCTTCCTCCGGCAGTACAGCTATTTCCGAAGCTTACTTTGCCCGCCTGCTGGGGTTGCCATTTATTGCTGTGATACCCAAGAGTACCGCCAGTAAAAAGATTCGTCAGATTGAGTTTTATGGCGGCCGCTGCCATCTGGTGGATCATTCCAGCCAGATTTATGCAGAGTCCAGACGGCTGGCGAAAGAGCTGAACGGTCATTATATGGATCAGTTTACTTACGCAGAACGTGCCACAGACTGGCGAGGCAATAACAATATCGCCAATTCCATGTTTGAGCAGATGCGGCGGGAACAACATCCTGAACCGAGGTTTGTTGTGATGAGTCCCGGAACCGGCGGCACTTCTGCAACCATTGGTCGCTATATCCGTTATCAGCAGTTGAATACACGGTTGTGTGTTGTTGACCCGGATAATTCAGTTTTTCTGAATTACTACAAAACCGGTGATGAGTCCCTGACGCTGGATGCGGGTTCCCGTATTGAAGGCATTGGACGGCCAAGGGTTGAACCATCCTTTATACCCGGAGTGGTTGATGAAATGCGCCATATTCCCGATGCCGCTTCAATTGCCACCGTCCACTGGCTGGAAAAACTGTTAGGCAGGAAAGTTGGTCCCAGTACCGGCACTAACCTCTTTGGAGCCTTGCAGATAGCCAGTGAGATGAAAGCCCGTGGCGAAACCGGGTCGGTGGTTACCCTGATCTGTGACAGCGGTGAGCGCTACCTTGACACCTGTTACGATAAGCAGTGGGTCGCCAGCAATATTGGTGATATTAAACCTTATCTGAGAAAGCTGGAATGCTTTTATCTTGATGGTGAATTGAAAACCTGA
- a CDS encoding LacI family DNA-binding transcriptional regulator, which produces MKLEELARLAGVSKATASIILNGRAEQYRISKLTQERVTALAEKYHYIANVQAAGLRNHTSQLVALIVPELTHRGFASFARALELRLRELGYHLLVSCSEDDPEVEACALRALIGHQVDAIVTVSCHSSDQMYQRLTDNRIPVILIDRKIPDSSYPCIISNDLETSLQLTSLLLESSQQQPVYLGGVPGMRNSLNRLQGYREILDNAGIDINEDYIFHHSYTAEAGYGMITEYFSQHHALPENLLTASFTLMEGVLSFVREHYALLPEALNWATFGNNMILDLLPFSIHSAPQDYTSMAEHTTNLLLSSLAGDSEHQAIVLSRDIIRR; this is translated from the coding sequence ATGAAACTGGAAGAACTGGCACGTCTGGCAGGTGTTTCCAAAGCAACAGCCAGTATAATTCTGAACGGTCGTGCTGAGCAGTACCGCATCAGCAAGTTGACACAGGAACGGGTGACAGCCCTGGCCGAAAAGTACCATTACATTGCCAATGTCCAGGCGGCTGGTCTGCGTAACCATACCAGTCAACTGGTCGCGCTGATCGTTCCTGAACTCACACACCGGGGCTTTGCCAGTTTTGCCAGAGCCCTTGAACTGCGACTCAGGGAACTGGGCTATCACCTTCTGGTAAGCTGCTCAGAAGATGACCCGGAAGTAGAAGCCTGTGCGCTTCGCGCACTGATTGGACATCAGGTCGATGCCATCGTCACCGTCAGCTGCCACAGTAGTGACCAGATGTACCAAAGACTCACTGATAACCGCATTCCAGTCATCCTGATAGACCGGAAAATTCCAGACAGCAGCTATCCCTGTATTATCAGTAACGATCTGGAAACTTCGCTGCAGCTGACATCACTGCTGCTGGAATCCAGCCAGCAGCAACCTGTCTATCTGGGTGGTGTCCCGGGCATGCGTAACAGCCTGAATCGTCTGCAGGGCTATCGGGAAATATTAGATAACGCCGGCATAGACATTAACGAAGATTATATTTTTCACCACAGTTACACGGCTGAAGCTGGCTATGGAATGATCACGGAGTATTTCAGTCAACATCATGCGCTACCGGAAAACCTGCTGACAGCTTCGTTTACCTTGATGGAAGGTGTTTTGTCCTTTGTTCGGGAACACTATGCTTTATTACCTGAAGCACTGAACTGGGCAACGTTTGGCAATAACATGATTCTTGACCTGTTGCCATTTTCCATCCACTCCGCCCCGCAGGACTATACGTCTATGGCTGAACACACGACTAACCTGTTGCTGTCCAGTCTTGCTGGCGATTCAGAACATCAAGCGATTGTCCTGTCCCGTGACATAATCCGACGCTGA
- a CDS encoding PTS sugar transporter subunit IIA has protein sequence MDHLLKSHIFLRQFAPNKYRALKQACLKLIEAGMVGPGYFHGMCRRELLSSTYLDNGIAVPHGVPGSRSEINNSGMIIMQFPEGVDWGDNNRAFLLCALAANGKEHLKMLSHLACSLDDTELCRKLAVTEQVDQIYQSITRFC, from the coding sequence ATGGATCACTTATTAAAGTCGCATATATTTTTGCGTCAGTTTGCGCCGAACAAATACAGGGCTCTTAAACAGGCTTGCCTGAAACTGATTGAGGCAGGTATGGTTGGACCTGGCTATTTTCATGGAATGTGCAGGCGTGAACTGCTGTCGTCTACCTATCTGGATAATGGAATTGCGGTACCGCATGGGGTGCCGGGCAGTCGTTCAGAAATAAACAACAGTGGTATGATTATTATGCAGTTTCCAGAGGGTGTGGACTGGGGGGATAACAACCGGGCCTTTCTTCTGTGCGCCCTGGCTGCCAATGGTAAAGAGCATCTAAAAATGCTCAGTCATCTTGCCTGTTCTCTGGATGATACGGAATTGTGCCGTAAACTGGCGGTGACCGAGCAGGTAGACCAGATTTACCAGTCAATTACCCGGTTCTGTTAA
- a CDS encoding 1-phosphofructokinase family hexose kinase encodes MIPPVMTITLNPALDQTVMLNQLTTGALNLVESQCDIPGGKGINVARVVSDLGGAVSAGGLLGNNHRLLFEDYLSRHGVALRQICVEGSVRTNVKVVEQSTGQVTELNLPGLCVSDDVLQAVLDSVLRQPSGSLVAVCGSLPKGVSQQAFGEFLLAIRNAGHFLAVDTRGEALRTALSVKPHLIKPNLQELQELEGQKLTASQALDNATELSQSVDHVILSMGDSGAWFLAGGDCLHAQPDSVNIVSTVGAGDSLLGGYLFGLSHNFPLHQMAELATACAMEAVMQAGVGIQCPDQLERLRKNVIITSRRT; translated from the coding sequence ATGATCCCACCGGTAATGACCATTACCCTTAACCCAGCACTTGATCAGACAGTCATGCTGAACCAGCTGACCACCGGGGCGCTTAATCTTGTAGAGAGTCAATGTGATATCCCCGGAGGCAAAGGAATCAATGTTGCCCGGGTGGTTTCAGACCTTGGTGGCGCGGTCAGCGCAGGAGGGCTTCTGGGAAACAACCATCGGTTGCTGTTTGAAGATTACCTGTCCCGCCATGGCGTGGCTCTCAGGCAGATCTGTGTTGAAGGGAGTGTTCGAACCAATGTAAAAGTGGTGGAACAGTCAACGGGCCAGGTAACGGAATTGAACCTTCCGGGTCTGTGTGTTTCGGATGACGTACTGCAAGCTGTTCTGGACTCTGTACTGAGGCAGCCATCAGGAAGCCTGGTTGCCGTCTGTGGCAGTTTGCCGAAAGGTGTTTCACAGCAGGCGTTTGGGGAGTTTCTGCTGGCTATCAGGAATGCAGGGCATTTTCTTGCTGTCGATACGCGTGGTGAGGCCCTGAGAACCGCGTTGTCTGTCAAGCCTCACCTGATTAAGCCTAACCTGCAGGAACTGCAGGAGCTTGAAGGACAAAAGCTGACAGCTTCTCAGGCGCTGGATAACGCTACAGAGCTTAGTCAGTCTGTTGACCACGTCATACTGTCTATGGGGGATTCCGGAGCCTGGTTTCTGGCAGGCGGAGACTGCCTCCATGCCCAGCCGGACAGTGTCAATATTGTGAGTACCGTTGGTGCTGGTGACTCCCTGCTGGGTGGTTACCTGTTTGGTTTAAGCCACAATTTTCCGTTGCATCAGATGGCTGAACTGGCAACGGCCTGTGCAATGGAGGCGGTGATGCAGGCCGGTGTTGGAATCCAGTGTCCGGATCAGCTTGAACGATTGCGAAAGAATGTCATCATTACGAGTAGACGTACATAA
- a CDS encoding LysR family transcriptional regulator encodes MNLSRLNLNLLPGLKALLDTQSVSRAAQVMHVTQSAMSRTLGQLREALNDPILIRKGNHIYLSEKAMSLHEEVNRVVHAASSIFENQQFDPTTTERHFRVATGHMVLEDVMPGIIHKVWEQAPHFTFELVAMHPGLTVSNGKIDIMVGYIGDPEEGLSGHQLMKEQICLVVCEDHPLAREPLSQERLLQFPFIMQKNDQNTHQIMNDYIRSLSDKVKVRAFAPSIMGCMNLVKGTDSVFLATGSVQTFARSLEGVVVRDVPMDVPEVYYSMVWPEYWALNRAHRWLREFIRDELTAFIESRQIARSPEAL; translated from the coding sequence ATGAATCTGTCCCGACTGAATCTGAATCTGTTACCAGGTCTCAAAGCATTGCTGGATACACAAAGTGTTTCCAGGGCTGCACAGGTGATGCATGTGACCCAGTCCGCCATGAGCCGTACGCTGGGCCAGTTGCGAGAAGCCCTCAATGACCCGATTCTGATTCGCAAGGGGAACCATATTTACCTGTCAGAAAAAGCCATGAGCCTGCACGAAGAGGTCAACCGGGTGGTTCATGCTGCCAGCAGTATTTTTGAAAACCAGCAGTTTGATCCCACCACGACAGAGCGACACTTTCGTGTTGCGACTGGTCACATGGTGCTGGAAGATGTTATGCCCGGGATTATTCATAAAGTCTGGGAGCAGGCGCCTCACTTTACTTTTGAGCTGGTGGCTATGCACCCGGGGCTGACGGTGAGCAATGGCAAAATTGATATCATGGTGGGTTATATTGGTGATCCGGAAGAAGGCTTATCTGGTCACCAGTTAATGAAAGAACAGATTTGCCTGGTCGTGTGTGAAGATCATCCGTTAGCCCGCGAGCCGTTGTCCCAGGAACGGTTATTGCAGTTTCCGTTTATCATGCAGAAAAATGACCAGAATACACATCAGATAATGAACGACTACATTCGTTCATTAAGCGACAAGGTTAAAGTCCGTGCGTTCGCTCCCAGCATTATGGGCTGTATGAACCTTGTAAAAGGTACCGACAGTGTTTTTCTGGCGACAGGTTCGGTACAAACCTTTGCCCGAAGCCTGGAAGGTGTTGTGGTACGCGATGTGCCAATGGATGTTCCGGAAGTGTATTACAGCATGGTATGGCCAGAGTACTGGGCATTGAACCGTGCTCACCGCTGGCTACGGGAATTTATTCGGGACGAACTGACGGCGTTTATCGAAAGTCGTCAGATCGCCCGGTCTCCCGAAGCACTATAA
- a CDS encoding SufS family cysteine desulfurase, whose translation MKKTPSSQESSQEALFDAEAIRKQFPILSQQAHGYPLVYLDNAATTQKPESVIEAVNGYYREQNANVHRASHYLSARSTRAFEMAREQVQQFLNASSSDEIIWTRGATEAINLVANSWGRANLQAGDEVLLTCLEHHANIVPWQLVAEATGAVIKVVDIRPDGELCMDSFTRQLSDKTRIVCVTHASNAIGTITPVAEIITAAHESGALVLVDGAQMVAHQAVDVQRLGCDFYVFSGHKVFGPTGIGVLYGRKALLEAMPPWQAGGEMIEQVSFSGTRFNTLPFKFEAGTPNVTGVIGMAAALDFLQSLNMPDLAEYELSLRQKAEAGLRAIPGIRLIGQASEKVSVVSFICDTLHNQDIGLLLDQQGIAVRTGHHCTMPLMERLNLSGTVRASLSVYNTEEDVDRFLSAMRLLVTSEDHTGEEFQGQSAQRSELPEFYQTMKAFNDQPVPSSLIESHNWQEKYRQIMLLGKRMPSLPDSWKTEDARLHGCESTVWIHHYYDQETMQLYFAADSDARVIRGLIALVLAKINGRQPGDISRFDIDGYFEQSGLLTHLSPSRGNGLRAIVSEILSQAHRYH comes from the coding sequence ATGAAGAAGACGCCGTCTTCGCAAGAGTCTTCACAGGAGGCTCTGTTTGATGCGGAAGCCATCCGCAAACAGTTCCCTATTCTCAGTCAACAGGCTCATGGCTATCCACTGGTTTATCTGGATAATGCGGCAACAACGCAAAAGCCTGAATCCGTTATAGAAGCAGTCAATGGCTACTACCGGGAACAGAACGCCAATGTGCATCGTGCGTCTCATTACCTGAGTGCCAGGTCAACCAGAGCGTTTGAAATGGCAAGGGAGCAGGTGCAACAGTTTCTGAATGCCTCATCTTCTGATGAAATCATCTGGACCCGGGGGGCTACGGAAGCTATAAACCTGGTAGCCAACAGCTGGGGCAGGGCAAACCTTCAGGCTGGGGATGAAGTTCTGCTGACCTGTCTGGAGCATCATGCCAATATTGTTCCCTGGCAGCTGGTGGCGGAAGCAACAGGTGCTGTCATCAAAGTGGTGGATATCCGACCGGATGGCGAATTGTGTATGGACAGTTTTACAAGGCAGCTGTCTGACAAAACGCGAATAGTCTGTGTCACCCACGCCTCTAATGCCATTGGCACCATCACGCCGGTGGCTGAAATAATCACTGCGGCTCATGAGTCAGGAGCGCTGGTTCTGGTCGACGGCGCCCAGATGGTGGCGCACCAGGCCGTCGACGTGCAAAGGCTGGGTTGTGATTTTTACGTGTTTTCCGGTCACAAAGTATTTGGGCCGACCGGCATTGGCGTACTTTACGGTCGCAAAGCTCTGCTTGAAGCCATGCCGCCCTGGCAGGCGGGTGGCGAGATGATTGAACAGGTCAGTTTTTCAGGTACTCGCTTTAACACCCTGCCGTTCAAATTTGAAGCGGGTACGCCCAATGTTACCGGTGTGATCGGCATGGCAGCTGCGCTTGATTTTTTACAGTCGCTCAACATGCCTGATCTGGCTGAATACGAGCTTTCATTAAGGCAAAAGGCGGAAGCAGGTCTGCGTGCCATACCGGGAATCAGACTGATAGGGCAGGCGTCTGAAAAAGTATCAGTGGTGTCGTTTATTTGTGACACGTTGCACAATCAGGATATTGGCTTGCTGCTGGACCAGCAGGGGATTGCTGTGCGTACGGGTCACCATTGCACCATGCCATTGATGGAACGGCTTAACTTGTCGGGAACCGTCCGTGCCTCGTTGTCGGTCTATAACACTGAAGAAGATGTCGATCGCTTTTTGTCTGCAATGAGATTACTGGTGACTTCTGAAGATCACACAGGTGAGGAGTTTCAGGGGCAGTCTGCTCAACGTTCCGAGCTACCGGAATTTTATCAGACCATGAAAGCGTTCAATGACCAGCCTGTACCATCCAGCCTGATCGAGAGCCATAACTGGCAGGAAAAGTACCGTCAGATCATGCTGTTGGGCAAGCGTATGCCCTCGCTGCCGGATAGCTGGAAAACCGAAGATGCCAGACTGCATGGTTGTGAAAGTACCGTATGGATTCATCACTATTACGACCAGGAAACCATGCAGCTGTATTTTGCCGCCGACTCCGATGCCAGGGTGATTCGTGGTTTGATTGCGCTGGTTCTGGCGAAAATCAATGGTCGGCAACCGGGCGACATAAGTCGTTTTGATATCGATGGCTATTTTGAACAGTCAGGGTTGTTGACTCATTTAAGCCCGTCACGAGGTAACGGGCTCAGGGCCATTGTGTCGGAGATTCTGTCGCAGGCGCATCGTTACCATTAA
- the tcdA gene encoding tRNA cyclic N6-threonylcarbamoyladenosine(37) synthase TcdA, with the protein MSTTLDERFGGIRRLYGMDAEEKLGQSHVCVIGIGGVGSWAAEALARTAVGKITLIDLDDICITNINRQLHATTDTIGQSKCEVMQARVRSINPNCDCQIIEDFITPENIAELITSEFDYVLDAIDSFRVKAALINHCKRNKIPIITTGGAGGQTDPTQIQITDLTKTWHDPLARKVKTHLRDFHGFSKNTKRKFGVDCVFSSEQAVYPHPDGSICQQKPSDLGSTKMDCAGGFGASTVVTATFGFAAVSRIIKKLTA; encoded by the coding sequence ATGAGCACCACCCTTGATGAACGCTTTGGCGGTATCCGCCGCCTCTATGGCATGGACGCTGAAGAAAAACTGGGGCAATCCCACGTTTGCGTAATTGGCATTGGTGGAGTCGGTTCCTGGGCAGCAGAGGCGCTGGCCAGAACGGCTGTGGGTAAAATCACTCTGATTGACCTGGACGATATCTGCATAACCAACATCAACCGACAGTTGCATGCCACAACAGACACCATTGGTCAGTCCAAGTGCGAGGTGATGCAGGCGAGAGTCCGGTCTATTAACCCGAATTGCGACTGCCAGATCATTGAAGACTTTATTACACCGGAAAACATTGCTGAACTGATTACCAGCGAGTTTGACTACGTTCTGGATGCCATTGACAGCTTCCGGGTTAAAGCCGCGCTGATCAATCACTGCAAGCGCAATAAAATACCCATCATTACCACGGGTGGAGCTGGCGGCCAGACCGATCCGACCCAGATTCAGATTACCGACCTGACCAAAACCTGGCACGACCCCCTGGCACGGAAGGTTAAAACCCATCTACGGGATTTTCATGGTTTCAGCAAAAACACCAAACGTAAATTCGGTGTTGACTGTGTTTTTTCCAGTGAACAGGCTGTTTATCCACACCCTGATGGTAGCATCTGTCAGCAAAAACCCAGCGACCTGGGTTCTACCAAAATGGACTGTGCCGGTGGTTTTGGAGCATCGACGGTTGTGACAGCGACCTTTGGCTTTGCAGCAGTCTCCCGAATTATCAAAAAACTGACAGCCTGA